The following coding sequences lie in one Panicum virgatum strain AP13 chromosome 6N, P.virgatum_v5, whole genome shotgun sequence genomic window:
- the LOC120678828 gene encoding uncharacterized protein LOC120678828, translating to MVFIDLEKTYDKVPRNVMWWALENHKVPTKYITLIKDMFKNAMTFIRTCGDDTTDFPINIGLHQGSALSPYLFALVMDEVTRDIQGDIPWCMLFADDVVLVDESRAGVNRKLELLRRTLESKGFRLSRTKTEYMMCDFNTSRHEGGDVSLDGQVVVHKDIFWYLGSMLQKDGDIDEDVRHRILAGWLNWRQAFGVLCDRRVSQKLKGKFYRTAICPAMLYGAECWPTKRRHVQQLSVAEMRMLRWFCGHTRRDRVRNEAIRKKVGVAPIEEKLIQHRLRWFGHVQRRPPEAPMRSGVLKRVDKVKRGRGRPRLTWDESVKRDLKDCDISEELALDRSAWRLAINVPEP from the exons atggtctttattgacctcgagaagacgtatgacaaagtaccgagaaatgtcatgtggtgggccttggagaatcacaaagtcccaactaagtacattaccctcatcaaggatatgttcaagaatgCGATGACGTTTATCCGGACATGTGGTGacgacaccactgactttcctattaacataggcctacatcaggggtcggcattgagcccttatttatttgctttggtgatggatgaggtcacaagggacatacaaggtgatatcccttggtgtatgctatttgctgatgatgtggtgctagtggaCGAGAGTAGAGCAGGGGTAAATAGGAAGTTGGAGCTGttgagacgcacgttagagtcaaaagggttcagacttagtaggaccaagaccgagtacatgatgtgcgatttcaacacatctaggcatgagggtggtgacgttagtctcgatgggcaagtggtggtccataAAGACATTTTTTGGTATTTAGGttcgatgctacaaaaggatggcgacattgatgaagatgttaggcatagaatcttAGCTGGCTGGTTGAATTGGCGTCAAGCTTTTGGTGTCCTCTGTGACAGGAGGGTgtcacaaaagctaaaaggtaagttctataggacagcgattTGCCctgcgatgttatacggtgctgaatgttggcctacaaaaaggcgacatgtccagcaactgagtgtagcagagatgcggatgttacggtggttttgcgggcacacaaggagggatagagtccggaacgaagctaTTCGGAAAAAagtaggggtggcaccaattgaggagaaacttatccaacatcggttgagatggtttggacatgtccaacggaggcctccggaGGCGCCGATGCGTAGTGGGGTGCTAAAGCGTGTTGATAAG gtaaagaggggtagaggtagacctagactaacttgggacgagtcggttaagagagaccttaaagattgtgatatctctgaggagttagctttggataggagtgcttggagactagctatcaacgtgcctgaaccatga
- the LOC120678718 gene encoding growth hormone-regulated TBC protein 1-like, with product MFGTQTRDVADDFKSSRRTLWNTPTASMPATTHTIRYNTGKKSLFNARLMSVRFEDLYGFMVEGNVDDVNVLNEVRERIREQGRVWWALEANKGANWYLQPKISSNEGVISVTSLKLSVLTNTITLRRLIRKGVPPVLRPKVWLSVSGAAKKRSTVPETYYDELIRATEGKTTPATRQIDHDLPRTFPCHPWLNSEEGQASLRRVLVGYSFRDSEVGYCQGLNYVAALLLLVMKTEEDAFWMLAVLLENVLVSDCYTDTLSGCHVEQRVFKDLLAKKCPRIADHLEAMGFDVSLVTTEWFLCLFSKSLPSETTLRVWDVLFNEGAKVLFHVALAIFKMREDDLLRIQHIGDVIDILQTTTHHLYDPDELLTFAFDKIGSMTTNTITKERKKQETVVMAELDKRIRRLSSLKMDG from the exons ATGTTTGGGACCCAAACTAGGGATGTGGCAGATGATTTCAAGTCCAGCAGGAGGACATTATGGAACACTCCCACTGCATCGATGCCTGCCACCACCCACACTATCAGGTACAACACAGGCAAGAAGAGCCTATTCAACGCCCGCCTCATGTCTGTCAGGTTTGAGGACCTGTACGGGTTTATGGTGGAGGGCAATGTGGATGATGTCAATGTGCTAAACGAGGTGCGGGAGAGGATCAGGGAACAAGGGAGGGTGTGGTGGGCTCTGGAGGCAAACAAGGGTGCAAATTGGTACCTACAGCCAAAGATATCCTCGAATGAGGGGGTGATTAGTGTCACATCGCTCAAGCTGTCGGTGCTCACAAATACAATTACATTGAGGAGGTTGATCAGGAAGGGTGTGCCGCCGGTGCTGAGGCCAAAGGTGTGGTTATCTGTGTCAGGAGCAGCCAAGAAGCGGTCAACAGTACCAGAGACATACTATGATGAGCTGATCCGGGCCACGGAAGGGAAGACCACGCCAGCAACAAGGCAAATCGACCAT GATCTTCCTCGTACTTTCCCTTGCCATCCGTGGTTGAACAGTGAGGAAGGCCAGGCATCTCTTCGACGAGTACTTGTAGGGTACTCATTCCGTGATTCAGAAGTTGGATATTGCCAG GGCCTAAATTATGTAGCTGCACTCTTGTTGCTCGTTATGAAGACAGAGGAAGATGCATTTTGGATGCTTGCTGTACTCCTGGAGAATGTACTTGTCAGTGATTGCTATACTGACACTCTTTCTGGATGCCATGTTGAGCAGAGGGTGTTCAAAGATCTCCTGGCTAAGAAATGTCCAag GATTGCTGATCATCTTGAAGCAATGGGGTTTGATGTTTCACTTGTTACTACAGAATGGTTCTTGTGCCTCTTTTCAAAGAGCCTGCCTTCAGAG ACAACCCTTCGAGTGTGGGATGTTTTATTCAATGAAGGAGCAAAGGTTTTGTTCCATGTTGCTCTGGCAATTTTCAAG ATGAGAGAAGATGATCTACTACGTATCCAACATATAGGTGATGTGATTGATATTTTGCAAACTACCACTCATCATCTATATGACCCTGATGAACTTCTCACG TTTGCATTTGACAAGATTGGTTCAATGACTACAAACACAATCACAAAGGAGAGGAAAAAACAGGAGACAGTTGTTATGGCCGAGCTTGATAAAAGAATAAGACGGCTGAGTTCACTAAAGATGGATGGATAG
- the LOC120677463 gene encoding sec-independent protein translocase protein TATC, chloroplastic-like isoform X1, giving the protein MGSAGALLSHPRPQLHPGGVLISQSRPLRSARNLPLLSLTAAAPGFQRGGRRRRLCCAAVNGEGGQREAGPPPQMEKSPSSGLGAALEDPPPGPPVENGSFGSLSQEQEQSPLYNFLYPSKELLPDDKDMSIFDHLEELRERIFISVLAVGAAILGCFAFSKDLILLLEAPVSVQGVRFLQLSPGEFFFTTLKVSGYCGLLLGSPIILYEIIAFVLPGLTRDERKFLGPIVLGSSVLFYLGIFFSYTVLSPAALNFFVNYADGAVESLWSIDQYFEFILVLMFSTGLSFQVPVIQLLLGQVGLVSGDQMLSIWRYVVVGAVVAAAVLTPSTDPLTQMLLAGPLLGLYLGGAWMVKLIGR; this is encoded by the exons ATGGGAAGCGCGGGAGCGCTGCTCTCGCACCCGCGGCCTCAGCTGCACCCTGGCGGCGTCCTCATCAGCCAGAGCCGGCCTCTCCGGAGCGCGCGCAACCTGCCCCTATTGTCTCTCACTGCCGCGGCGCCTGGATTccagcgcggcggccgccgccgccgcctctgctgcgCTGCTGTCAACGGGGAAGGCGGACAACGGGAGGCGGGGCCACCGCCGCAGATGGAGAAGTCTCCATCCAGCGGTCTCGGCGCCGCACTCGAGGACCCGCCTCCAGGACCTCCAG TGGAAAATGGTTCCTTTGGAAGCCTctcacaagaacaagaacagaGTCCTCTGTATAATTTTCTTTATCCAAGCAAAGAGTTACTTCCTGATGACAAGGACATGAGTATATTTGATCATCTAGAGGAGCTTCGTGAGAGGATATTCATCTCAGTTTTGGCTGTTGGAGCTGCAATACTTGGCTGTTTTGCTTTCTCGAAAGATTTGATTCTGCTTCTAGAGGCACCAGTGTCTGTTCAGGGTGTTCGGTTTTTGCAGCTCTCCCCTGGGGAATTTTTCTTTACAACATTAAAG GTCTCTGGTTATTGTGGCCTTTTACTTGGAAGTCCTATCATTTTGTATGAGATCATTGCATTTGTTCTCCCAGGTTTAACAAGGGATGAGCGCAAATTTCTAGGGCCTATTGTTTTGGGTTCTTCTGTTCTATTCTACCTTGGCATTTTCTTCTCCTACACAGTTCTTAGCCCTGCTGCATTGAACTTCTTCGTGAACTATGCAGATGGGGCAGTGGAATCGTTGTGGTCAATAGACCAGTACTTTGAATTCATACTTGTGCTTATGTTCAGCACAGGATTATCCTTTCAG GTACCAGTTATCCAGCTATTGCTGGGGCAAGTTGGATTGGTTTCTGGTGACCAAATGCTTTCAATCTGGAGATATGTTGTTGTTGGTGCCGTTGTTGCTGCTGCCGTGCTTACACCCTCAACAGATCCATTGACACAGATGCTGTTGGCAGGTCCTCTGCTAGGTTTGTACTTGGGTGGTGCATGGATGGTCAAGTTAATTGGGCGATAA
- the LOC120677463 gene encoding sec-independent protein translocase protein TATC, chloroplastic-like isoform X2: MGSAGALLSHPRPQLHPGGVLISQSRPLRSARNLPLLSLTAAAPGFQRGGRRRRLCCAAVNGEGGQREAGPPPQMEKSPSSGLGAALEDPPPVENGSFGSLSQEQEQSPLYNFLYPSKELLPDDKDMSIFDHLEELRERIFISVLAVGAAILGCFAFSKDLILLLEAPVSVQGVRFLQLSPGEFFFTTLKVSGYCGLLLGSPIILYEIIAFVLPGLTRDERKFLGPIVLGSSVLFYLGIFFSYTVLSPAALNFFVNYADGAVESLWSIDQYFEFILVLMFSTGLSFQVPVIQLLLGQVGLVSGDQMLSIWRYVVVGAVVAAAVLTPSTDPLTQMLLAGPLLGLYLGGAWMVKLIGR, encoded by the exons ATGGGAAGCGCGGGAGCGCTGCTCTCGCACCCGCGGCCTCAGCTGCACCCTGGCGGCGTCCTCATCAGCCAGAGCCGGCCTCTCCGGAGCGCGCGCAACCTGCCCCTATTGTCTCTCACTGCCGCGGCGCCTGGATTccagcgcggcggccgccgccgccgcctctgctgcgCTGCTGTCAACGGGGAAGGCGGACAACGGGAGGCGGGGCCACCGCCGCAGATGGAGAAGTCTCCATCCAGCGGTCTCGGCGCCGCACTCGAGGACCCGCCTCCAG TGGAAAATGGTTCCTTTGGAAGCCTctcacaagaacaagaacagaGTCCTCTGTATAATTTTCTTTATCCAAGCAAAGAGTTACTTCCTGATGACAAGGACATGAGTATATTTGATCATCTAGAGGAGCTTCGTGAGAGGATATTCATCTCAGTTTTGGCTGTTGGAGCTGCAATACTTGGCTGTTTTGCTTTCTCGAAAGATTTGATTCTGCTTCTAGAGGCACCAGTGTCTGTTCAGGGTGTTCGGTTTTTGCAGCTCTCCCCTGGGGAATTTTTCTTTACAACATTAAAG GTCTCTGGTTATTGTGGCCTTTTACTTGGAAGTCCTATCATTTTGTATGAGATCATTGCATTTGTTCTCCCAGGTTTAACAAGGGATGAGCGCAAATTTCTAGGGCCTATTGTTTTGGGTTCTTCTGTTCTATTCTACCTTGGCATTTTCTTCTCCTACACAGTTCTTAGCCCTGCTGCATTGAACTTCTTCGTGAACTATGCAGATGGGGCAGTGGAATCGTTGTGGTCAATAGACCAGTACTTTGAATTCATACTTGTGCTTATGTTCAGCACAGGATTATCCTTTCAG GTACCAGTTATCCAGCTATTGCTGGGGCAAGTTGGATTGGTTTCTGGTGACCAAATGCTTTCAATCTGGAGATATGTTGTTGTTGGTGCCGTTGTTGCTGCTGCCGTGCTTACACCCTCAACAGATCCATTGACACAGATGCTGTTGGCAGGTCCTCTGCTAGGTTTGTACTTGGGTGGTGCATGGATGGTCAAGTTAATTGGGCGATAA